One Gossypium raimondii isolate GPD5lz chromosome 3, ASM2569854v1, whole genome shotgun sequence genomic window carries:
- the LOC105796312 gene encoding uncharacterized protein LOC105796312, producing the protein MVGSNNYGHQHPLLLILNEDQQLNVAKCSRCREKVSTPCFSCAQDCGFYLHKVCAEAPLELNHPFHSDHPLLLMQNPPYPSGGYYCNFCGKYGNEFVYHCSCDFDFHIKCALFTFNIAENNLKELEHVSLQDEELEDDSKCFGCWEPLAKYTHFSPDCGFNLHDKCAELPFKLNLECHREHPLVLQFNSQRLSCKICRKSNQQALGFFYGCSPCEFVVHIECASQSPLQVIKSTSHEHPFTLFNGHQHPLFLMLNQEQLMDNQRGVTDCSRCGEKASAPCFCCAEHCGFYLHKVCAEAPLELNHPFHLNHPLLMQNAPYSSGMYICNFCNKSGHKSVYRCSSCELDFHIKCALFTFNIAENNLKELEHVALQHPLIPTENGGEKLKDVSKCFGCREPLANYTHFSPCRGFNLHEKCTEIPFKLKHVCHRKHPLVLQFNSERLSCKICCQVTRRRGFVYGCSPCKFVVHIECASQSPLQVIKSTNHEHPFTLSLRQVPFTCDGCGTEGNHVAYTCGTCNITIHKNCISLPRIIKSKWHDHRLVHTYFHHIEDFRVLNCLICHDEVNTEHGSYYCSKCNGIFHVKCVMKDKDSYEIVENEDEIEMPIESSIIVIESNDAGEATKINHFKHMHNLMLGPFVGGYENSCDGCMLPISDPFYYCSECAFFLHKACAELPKMKNVWYHDCKEPLALISDKAFYCRRCWGISNAFGYECCGCEEKICLRCVIALTPGARTCLKHEHPIFYYTKHNGKCNACGRTTQSAFCCKDCNFVLHLRCFSLPIIARHKCDEHLLSLTDHDDNCYSENHYCDICEESRDPNHWFYNCSTCDTSAHVNCVLGPYPFLKLGSIHEGNDHPHPLTIVKKKYYYPDCDKCGRACVDVALECSKSECKYIVHWDCVVPYSLRSFWGLFE; encoded by the coding sequence ATGGTGGGGTCTAACAATTATGGCCACCAACATCCCCTGCTTCTTATCTTGAATGAAGATCAGCAGCTGAATGTAGCTAAGTGCTCAAGGTGTCGCGAGAAGGTGTCAACTCCATGTTTTAGCTGTGCCCAGGATTGTGGGTTTTACCTTCACAAGGTATGTGCTGAGGCGCCTTTGGAGCTTAATCACCCTTTTCATTCTGATCATCCTCTTCTTCTTATGCAAAATCCACCTTATCCATCTGGAGGGTATTATTGCAATTTTTGCGGTAAATACGGTAATGAGTTTGTTTATCACTGCTCTTGCGATTTTGACTTTCATATTAAATGTGctttgtttacatttaatattgcTGAGAATAATTTGAAAGAGCTTGAGCATGTTTCCCTTCAAGATGAAGAACTTGAAGATGATAGTAAGTGCTTTGGGTGTTGGGAACCATTAGCAAAGTATACACACTTTTCTCCTGACTGTGGATTTAATTTACATGACAAATGCGCTGAGCTTCCCTTCAAACTGAATCTTGAGTGCCATCGCGAACATCCTcttgttctacaatttaataGCCAACGGCTCTCTTGCAAGATATGCAGAAAAAGCAATCAACAAGCTCTAGGATTTTTTTATGGTTGTTCTCCTTGTGAGTTTGTTGTTCACATTGAATGTGCATCACAATCACCATTACAAGTTATTAAGAGTACAAGTCATGAACATCCATTTACCTTGTTTAACGGGCACCAACATCCCCTGTTTCTTATGTTGAATCAAGAGCAGCTGATGGATAATCAAAGGGGTGTAACTGATTGCTCGAGATGTGGGGAGAAGGCGTCTGCTCCATGTTTTTGCTGTGCGGAGCACTGTGGGTTTTATCTTCATAAGGTATGTGCCGAGGCACCTTTGGAGCTTAATCATCCTTTTCATCTCAACCATCCTCTTCTTATGCAAAATGCACCGTATTCATCTGGAATGTACATTTGCAATTTTTGCAATAAATCTGGTCACAAGTCTGTTTATCGCTGCTCTTCTTGTGAATTGGACTTTCATATTAAATGTGctttgtttacatttaatattgcTGAGAATAATTTGAAAGAGCTTGAGCATGTTGCCCTTCAACATCCATTGATTCCCACTGAAAATGGTGGTGAAAAACTTAAAGATGTTTCTAAGTGCTTTGGGTGCCGGGAACCATTAGCAAATTATACACACTTTTCTCCTTGCCGTGGGTTTAACTTACATGAGAAATGCACTGAGATTCCTTTCAAATTGAAGCATGTGTGTCATCGTAAGCATCCTCTTGTCCTACAATTTAATAGCGAACGGCTCTCTTGCAAGATATGCTGCCAGGTAACAAGGCGAAGAGGATTTGTTTATGGATGTTCTCCTTGTAAGTTTGTTGTTCACATTGAATGTGCATCACAATCACCATTACAAGTTATTAAGAGTACAAATCATGAACATCCATTCACCTTGTCGTTGAGACAAGTTCCATTCACATGTGATGGGTGTGGCACTGAAGGAAATCATGTTGCCTATACATGTGGTACATGCAACATTACAATCCATAAAAATTGCATTTCATTGCCTCGCATTATCAAAAGTAAGTGGCATGACCATCGCCTTGTTCACACATATTTCCATCACATAgaagattttagggttttgaattGCCTAATATGCCATGATGAAGTCAATACAGAGCATGGTAGTTACTATTGTTCAAAGTGCAACGGTATATTCCATGTGAAGTGTGTAATGAAGGATAAAGATTCATATgaaatagtagaaaatgaagATGAGATTGAGATGCCCATTGAAAGTTCCATCATTGTTATTGAGAGCAACGATGCTGGAGAAGctacaaaaataaatcatttcaagCATATGCATAATCTAATGTTAGGTCCCTTTGTTGGAGGATATGAAAATAGTTGCGACGGGTGTATGTTGCCAATCTCGGATCCGTTTTACTACTGTTCAGAATGTgctttttttcttcataaagCGTGTGCCGAGTTACCTAAGATGAAGAATGTTTGGTATCATGATTGCAAAGAGCCTCTAGCCCTTATTTCTGACAAAGCTTTTTATTGTCGACGATGTTGGGGCATATCTAATGCCTTTGGTTATGAATGTTGTGGATGTGAGGAAAAAATATGTCTCCGATGTGTGATTGCTCTTACTCCTGGTGCTCGAACTTGTTTGAAACATGAACACCCCATCTTTTACTACACAAAGCACAATGGGAAATGCAATGCTTGTGGTAGGACTACACAGTCGGCATTCTGTTGTAAGGATTGCAATTTTGTGCTACATCTTCGTTGTTTTTCACTTCCAATTATAGCTCGTCACAAATGCGATGAGCATCTTCTTTCACTCACTGATCATGATGATAACTGTTATTCAGAAAATCATTATTGTGATATCTGTGAAGAAAGTCGAGATCCAAATCATTGGTTTTATAATTGTTCAACATGTGATACTTCTGCTCATGTTAATTGTGTTCTTGGACCATATCCATTCCTCAAACTCGGGAGCATTCATGAAGGAAATGATCATCCACACCCACTCACCATTGTGAAGAAGAAGTATTACTACCCAGATTGTGATAAATGTGGTAGGGCTTGTGTAGATGTGGCTCTTGAATGCTCAAAGTCGGAGTGCAAATATATTGTCCACTGGGATTGTGTGGTACCCTATAGTCTACGGAGTTTTTGGGGGCTGTTCGAGTAG
- the LOC105796311 gene encoding uncharacterized protein LOC105796311 isoform X1: protein MLSHFLIFIILHLVILFSLSIFAPKIKLFPLFILLGEGEMEESNNYGHQHPLLLILNQDQLIHNQSGVTHCSRCGEEVSAPCFCCAEHCGFYLHKVCAEAPLELNQPFHLNHPLLMQNAPYSSGMYICNFCNKSGHKSVYRCSSCELDFHIKCALFTFNIAENNLKELDHVALQDEELADDSKCFGCWEPLAKYTHFSPDCGFNLHEKCTELPFKLNLECHREHPLVLQFYSEQLSCKICCLVRTRRGFVYGCSPCKFGVHIECASQSPLQVIKSTNHEHPFTLFNGHQHPLFLMLNQEQLMDNQRGVTDCWRCGEKVSAPCFCCAEHCGFYLHKVCAEAPLELNHPFHLNHPLLMQNAPYSSGMYICNFCNKSGHKSVYRCSSCELDFHIKCALFTFNIAENNLKELEHVALQHPLIPTENGGEKLKDVSKCFGCREPLANYTHFSPCRGFNLHEKCTEIPFKLKHVCHRKHPLVLQFNSERLSCKICCQVTMRRGFVYGCSPCKFVVHIDCASQSPLQVIKSTNHEHPFTLLVSQVPFTCDGCGTGGNHVAYRCGTCNIIIHKNCISLPRIIKSKWHDHRLLHTYFHYIEDFRVLNCLICHDEVNTEHGSYYCSKCNGIFHVKCVMKDKDSYEIVENEDEIEMPIESSIIVIESNDAGEATKINHFKHMHNLMLGPFVGGYENSCDGCMLPISDPFYYCSECAFFLHKACAELPKMKNVWHHDCKEPLALISDKAFLCRRCLYVTNAFAYECCGCEGKICLRCVIALTPGARTCLKHEHPLFYYPKHNGKCNACGTTTQAAFCCKDCNIVLHLRCFSLPITARHKCDEHLLSLTDYDDNSYSEHHHCDICEESRDPNRWFYNCSTCDTSAHVNCVLGPYPFLKLGSIHEGNDHPHPLTIVKKKYYYPDCEKCGEPCVDVALECSKSECKYIVHWNCVTPVHPWSFWAWYRR, encoded by the exons ATGCTCTCCCACTTCCTTATCTTTATCATTCTTCACTTAGTAATCTTGTTTTCCCTTTCAATCTTTGCTCCCAAAATCAAGCTTTTTCCGTTATTTATATTGCTTGGGGAAGGAGAAATGGAGGAGTCTAACAATTATGGCCACCAACATCCCCTGCTTCTTATCTTGAATCAAGACCAGCTGATCCACAATCAAAGTGGTGTAACTCATTGCTCCAGGTGCGGGGAGGAG GTGTCTGCTCCATGTTTTTGCTGTGCGGAGCACTGTGGGTTTTATCTTCATAAGGTATGTGCTGAGGCACCTTTGGAGCTTAATCAACCTTTTCATCTCAACCATCCTCTTCTTATGCAAAATGCACCTTATTCATCTGGAATGTACATTTGCAATTTTTGCAATAAATCTGGTCACAAGTCTGTTTATCGCTGCTCTTCTTGTGAATTGGACTTCCATATTAAATGTGctttgtttacatttaatattgcTGAGAATAATTTGAAAGAGCTTGACCATGTTGCCCTTCAAGATGAAGAACTTGCAGATGATAGTAAGTGCTTTGGGTGTTGGGAACCATTAGCAAAGTATACACACTTTTCTCCCGACTGTGGATTTAATTTACATGAAAAATGCACCGAGCTTCCTTTCAAACTGAATCTTGAGTGCCATCGCGAACATCCTCTTGTTCTACAATTTTATAGCGAACAGCTCTCTTGCAAGATATGCTGCCTGGTGAGAACGCGAAGAGGATTTGTTTATGGTTGTTCTCCTTGTAAGTTTGGTGTTCACATTGAATGTGCATCGCAATCACCATTGCAAGTTATTAAGAGTACAAATCATGAACATCCATTTACCTTGTTTAACGGGCACCAACATCCCCTGTTTCTTATGTTGAATCAAGAGCAGCTGATGGATAATCAAAGGGGTGTAACTGATTGCTGGAGGTGTGGGGAGAAGGTGTCTGCTCCATGTTTTTGCTGTGCGGAGCACTGTGGGTTTTATCTTCATAAGGTATGTGCCGAGGCACCTTTGGAGCTTAATCACCCTTTTCATCTCAACCATCCTCTTCTTATGCAAAATGCACCTTATTCATCCGGAATGTACATTTGCAATTTTTGCAATAAATCTGGTCACAAGTCTGTTTATCGCTGCTCTTCTTGTGAATTGGACTTTCATATTAAATGTGctttgtttacatttaatattgcTGAGAATAATTTGAAAGAGCTTGAGCATGTTGCCCTTCAACATCCATTGATTCCCACTGAAAATGGTGGTGAAAAACTTAAAGATGTTTCTAAGTGCTTTGGGTGCCGGGAACCATTAGCAAATTATACACACTTTTCTCCTTGCCGTGGATTTAACTTACATGAGAAATGCACTGAGATTCCTTTCAAATTGAAGCATGTGTGTCATCGCAAGCATCCTCTTGTCCTACAATTTAATAGCGAACGGCTCTCTTGCAAGATATGCTGCCAGGTAACAATGCGAAGAGGATTTGTTTATGGATGTTCTCCTTGTAAGTTTGTTGTTCACATTGACTGTGCATCACAATCACCATTACAAGTTATTAAGAGTACAAATCATGAACATCCATTCACCTTGTTGGTGAGTCAAGTTCCATTCACATGTGATGGGTGTGGCACTGGAGGAAATCATGTTGCCTATAGATGTGGTACATGCAACATTATAATCCATAAAAATTGCATTTCATTGCCTCGCATTATCAAAAGTAAGTGGCATGACCATCGCCTTCTTCACACATATTTCCATTACATAgaagattttagggttttgaattGCCTAATATGCCATGATGAAGTCAACACAGAGCATGGTAGTTACTATTGTTCAAAGTGCAACGGTATATTCCATGTGAAGTGTGTAATGAAGGATAAAGATTCATATgaaatagtagaaaatgaagATGAGATTGAGATGCCCATTGAAAGTTCCATCATTGTTATTGAGAGCAACGATGCTGGAGAAGctacaaaaataaatcatttcaagCATATGCATAATCTAATGTTAGGTCCCTTTGTTGGAGGATATGAAAATAGTTGCGACGGGTGTATGTTGCCAATCTCGGATCCGTTTTACTACTGTTCAGAATGTgctttttttcttcataaagCGTGTGCCGAGTTACCTAAGATGAAGAATGTTTGGCATCATGATTGCAAAGAGCCCCTAGCCCTTATTTCTGACAAAGCTTTTCTGTGTCGACGATGTTTGTACGTAACTAATGCCTTTGCTTATGAATGTTGTGGATGTGAGGGAAAAATATGTCTCCGATGTGTGATTGCTCTTACTCCTGGTGCTCGAACATGTTTGAAACATGAACACCCCCTCTTTTACTACCCAAAGCACAATGGGAAATGCAATGCTTGTGGTACGACTACACAGGCGGCATTCTGTTGTAAGGATTGCAATATTGTGCTACATCTTCGTTGTTTTTCACTTCCAATTACAGCGCGTCACAAATGCGATGAGCATCTTCTTTCACTCACTGATTATGATGATAACAGTTATTCAGAACATCATCACTGTGATATCTGTGAAGAAAGTCGAGATCCAAACCGTTGGTTTTATAATTGTTCAACATGTGATACTTCTGCTCATGTTAATTGTGTTCTTGGACCATATCCATTCCTCAAACTCGGGAGCATTCATGAAGGAAATGATCATCCACACCCACTCACCATTGTGAAGAAGAAGTATTACTACCCAGATTGTGAGAAATGCGGTGAGCCTTGTGTAGATGTGGCTCTTGAATGCTCAAAGTCGGAGTGCAAATATATTGTCCACTGGAATTGTGTAACACCCGTTCATCCATGGAGTTTTTGGGCGTGGTACAGGAGGTAA
- the LOC128031870 gene encoding 2-alkenal reductase (NADP(+)-dependent)-like: MADGSEKNAVVSNKKVIFKDYVSGFPKESDMAVTVDENLKLKVAGDSKGILVKNLYLSCDPYMRLLMTNRSSEIFGPYTPGAPVTGFGVGKVIDSTNPEFKEGDLVWGITGWEEYSLLKSSEGLFKIHHTDIPLSYYTGILGMPGLTAYGGFYEVCAPKKGEYVFVSAASGAVGQLVGQFAKLMGCYVVGSAGTQDKVELLKNKFGFDDAFNYKEEPDLNAALKRYFPEGIDIYFENVGGKMLDAVILNMRVHGRIAACGMISQYNRDQPEGVHNLMSIVYKRVRIEGFVVFDYYPQYSKFLDFILPYIREGKVKYVEDIVEGLESGPAALIGLFSGRNVGKQVVVIAPQ, encoded by the exons ATGGCGGATGGTAGTGAGAAAAATGCAGTGGTGAGCAACAAAAAGGTGATATTCAAGGATTATGTTTCTGGGTTTCCAAAAGAATCAGACATGGCGGTCACTGTCGACGAGAATCTAAAACTGAAGGTTGCCGGTGATTCCAAAGGCATTCTCGTGAAGAATCTTTACTTATCATGTGATCCTTATATGCGACTTTTGATGACGAACCGAAGTTCAGAAATCTTCGGTCCATACACTCCGGGCGCT CCAGTAACGGGGTTTGGAGTGGGTAAAGTTATTGATTCAACAAACCCAGAATTCAAGGAAGGAGATCTGGTTTGGGGCATAACAGGATGGGAAGAGTATTCATTGCTGAAATCAAGTGAAGGGCTCTTTAAAATCCATCATACTGATATACCCCTTTCCTACTATACTGGAATTCTTG GGATGCCTGGTTTGACTGCATATGGAGGATTCTATGAGGTTTGTGCACCAAAGAAAGGGGAATATGTGTTTGTGTCAGCTGCATCTGGTGCTGTTGGACAGCTTGTTGGCCAATTTGCAAAGCTAATGGGTTGCTATGTTGTTGGCAGTGCTGGGACTCAGGACAAg gTTGAATTATTGAAGAATAAATTTGGGTTTGATGATGCTTTCAACTACAAGGAAGAGCCTGATTTGAATGCAGCTTTGAAAAG GTATTTTCCCGAAGGCATCGACATCTACTTCGAGAATGTCGGGGGTAAAATGTTGGATGCTGTGATTCTCAACATGAGAGTCCATGGTCGCATTGCCGCCTGTGGAATGATCTCACAATACAACCGTGATCAACCTGAAGGGGTACACAATCTAATGTCGATTGTTTACAAGAGGGTCCGAATTGAAGGATTCGTGGTATTCGATTACTATCCACAATATTCGAAGTTCTTGGACTTTATATTGCCTTACATTAGAGAGGGGAAGGTAAAGTATGTGGAAGACATTGTTGAAGGTTTGGAGAGTGGCCCTGCTGCTTTAATCGGGCTCTTTAGTGGTCGCAATGTGGGCAAACAAGTGGTTGTAATTGCCCCACAATGA
- the LOC105796311 gene encoding uncharacterized protein LOC105796311 isoform X2 has translation MVVLLLMDNQRGVTDCSRCGEKVSAPCFCCAEHCGFYLHKVCAEAPLELNQPFHLNHPLLMQNAPYSSGMYICNFCNKSGHKSVYRCSSCELDFHIKCALFTFNIAENNLKELDHVALQDEELADDSKCFGCWEPLAKYTHFSPDCGFNLHEKCTELPFKLNLECHREHPLVLQFYSEQLSCKICCLVRTRRGFVYGCSPCKFGVHIECASQSPLQVIKSTNHEHPFTLFNGHQHPLFLMLNQEQLMDNQRGVTDCWRCGEKVSAPCFCCAEHCGFYLHKVCAEAPLELNHPFHLNHPLLMQNAPYSSGMYICNFCNKSGHKSVYRCSSCELDFHIKCALFTFNIAENNLKELEHVALQHPLIPTENGGEKLKDVSKCFGCREPLANYTHFSPCRGFNLHEKCTEIPFKLKHVCHRKHPLVLQFNSERLSCKICCQVTMRRGFVYGCSPCKFVVHIDCASQSPLQVIKSTNHEHPFTLLVSQVPFTCDGCGTGGNHVAYRCGTCNIIIHKNCISLPRIIKSKWHDHRLLHTYFHYIEDFRVLNCLICHDEVNTEHGSYYCSKCNGIFHVKCVMKDKDSYEIVENEDEIEMPIESSIIVIESNDAGEATKINHFKHMHNLMLGPFVGGYENSCDGCMLPISDPFYYCSECAFFLHKACAELPKMKNVWHHDCKEPLALISDKAFLCRRCLYVTNAFAYECCGCEGKICLRCVIALTPGARTCLKHEHPLFYYPKHNGKCNACGTTTQAAFCCKDCNIVLHLRCFSLPITARHKCDEHLLSLTDYDDNSYSEHHHCDICEESRDPNRWFYNCSTCDTSAHVNCVLGPYPFLKLGSIHEGNDHPHPLTIVKKKYYYPDCEKCGEPCVDVALECSKSECKYIVHWNCVTPVHPWSFWAWYRR, from the exons ATGGTTGTTCTCCTT CTGATGGATAATCAAAGGGGTGTAACTGATTGCTCGAGATGTGGGGAGAAGGTGTCTGCTCCATGTTTTTGCTGTGCGGAGCACTGTGGGTTTTATCTTCATAAGGTATGTGCTGAGGCACCTTTGGAGCTTAATCAACCTTTTCATCTCAACCATCCTCTTCTTATGCAAAATGCACCTTATTCATCTGGAATGTACATTTGCAATTTTTGCAATAAATCTGGTCACAAGTCTGTTTATCGCTGCTCTTCTTGTGAATTGGACTTCCATATTAAATGTGctttgtttacatttaatattgcTGAGAATAATTTGAAAGAGCTTGACCATGTTGCCCTTCAAGATGAAGAACTTGCAGATGATAGTAAGTGCTTTGGGTGTTGGGAACCATTAGCAAAGTATACACACTTTTCTCCCGACTGTGGATTTAATTTACATGAAAAATGCACCGAGCTTCCTTTCAAACTGAATCTTGAGTGCCATCGCGAACATCCTCTTGTTCTACAATTTTATAGCGAACAGCTCTCTTGCAAGATATGCTGCCTGGTGAGAACGCGAAGAGGATTTGTTTATGGTTGTTCTCCTTGTAAGTTTGGTGTTCACATTGAATGTGCATCGCAATCACCATTGCAAGTTATTAAGAGTACAAATCATGAACATCCATTTACCTTGTTTAACGGGCACCAACATCCCCTGTTTCTTATGTTGAATCAAGAGCAGCTGATGGATAATCAAAGGGGTGTAACTGATTGCTGGAGGTGTGGGGAGAAGGTGTCTGCTCCATGTTTTTGCTGTGCGGAGCACTGTGGGTTTTATCTTCATAAGGTATGTGCCGAGGCACCTTTGGAGCTTAATCACCCTTTTCATCTCAACCATCCTCTTCTTATGCAAAATGCACCTTATTCATCCGGAATGTACATTTGCAATTTTTGCAATAAATCTGGTCACAAGTCTGTTTATCGCTGCTCTTCTTGTGAATTGGACTTTCATATTAAATGTGctttgtttacatttaatattgcTGAGAATAATTTGAAAGAGCTTGAGCATGTTGCCCTTCAACATCCATTGATTCCCACTGAAAATGGTGGTGAAAAACTTAAAGATGTTTCTAAGTGCTTTGGGTGCCGGGAACCATTAGCAAATTATACACACTTTTCTCCTTGCCGTGGATTTAACTTACATGAGAAATGCACTGAGATTCCTTTCAAATTGAAGCATGTGTGTCATCGCAAGCATCCTCTTGTCCTACAATTTAATAGCGAACGGCTCTCTTGCAAGATATGCTGCCAGGTAACAATGCGAAGAGGATTTGTTTATGGATGTTCTCCTTGTAAGTTTGTTGTTCACATTGACTGTGCATCACAATCACCATTACAAGTTATTAAGAGTACAAATCATGAACATCCATTCACCTTGTTGGTGAGTCAAGTTCCATTCACATGTGATGGGTGTGGCACTGGAGGAAATCATGTTGCCTATAGATGTGGTACATGCAACATTATAATCCATAAAAATTGCATTTCATTGCCTCGCATTATCAAAAGTAAGTGGCATGACCATCGCCTTCTTCACACATATTTCCATTACATAgaagattttagggttttgaattGCCTAATATGCCATGATGAAGTCAACACAGAGCATGGTAGTTACTATTGTTCAAAGTGCAACGGTATATTCCATGTGAAGTGTGTAATGAAGGATAAAGATTCATATgaaatagtagaaaatgaagATGAGATTGAGATGCCCATTGAAAGTTCCATCATTGTTATTGAGAGCAACGATGCTGGAGAAGctacaaaaataaatcatttcaagCATATGCATAATCTAATGTTAGGTCCCTTTGTTGGAGGATATGAAAATAGTTGCGACGGGTGTATGTTGCCAATCTCGGATCCGTTTTACTACTGTTCAGAATGTgctttttttcttcataaagCGTGTGCCGAGTTACCTAAGATGAAGAATGTTTGGCATCATGATTGCAAAGAGCCCCTAGCCCTTATTTCTGACAAAGCTTTTCTGTGTCGACGATGTTTGTACGTAACTAATGCCTTTGCTTATGAATGTTGTGGATGTGAGGGAAAAATATGTCTCCGATGTGTGATTGCTCTTACTCCTGGTGCTCGAACATGTTTGAAACATGAACACCCCCTCTTTTACTACCCAAAGCACAATGGGAAATGCAATGCTTGTGGTACGACTACACAGGCGGCATTCTGTTGTAAGGATTGCAATATTGTGCTACATCTTCGTTGTTTTTCACTTCCAATTACAGCGCGTCACAAATGCGATGAGCATCTTCTTTCACTCACTGATTATGATGATAACAGTTATTCAGAACATCATCACTGTGATATCTGTGAAGAAAGTCGAGATCCAAACCGTTGGTTTTATAATTGTTCAACATGTGATACTTCTGCTCATGTTAATTGTGTTCTTGGACCATATCCATTCCTCAAACTCGGGAGCATTCATGAAGGAAATGATCATCCACACCCACTCACCATTGTGAAGAAGAAGTATTACTACCCAGATTGTGAGAAATGCGGTGAGCCTTGTGTAGATGTGGCTCTTGAATGCTCAAAGTCGGAGTGCAAATATATTGTCCACTGGAATTGTGTAACACCCGTTCATCCATGGAGTTTTTGGGCGTGGTACAGGAGGTAA